One genomic segment of Musa acuminata AAA Group cultivar baxijiao chromosome BXJ3-3, Cavendish_Baxijiao_AAA, whole genome shotgun sequence includes these proteins:
- the LOC135632497 gene encoding uncharacterized protein LOC135632497, translated as MNQAILEGLKRRISGAHGAWVDELLSVLWAMRTSPKTASGESPFSLTFRTEAVLPPEMLFPTLRTSNYEQGDSEEGLRANLDLLEERRARAHLRALAYKKVAARIYNRRVRPRPIQVRDLVL; from the coding sequence ATGAACCAAGCAATTCTGGAAGGCCTGAAGAGGAGAATCTCAGGCGCACATGGTGCCTGGGTGGACGAGCTTCTCAGCGTCCTGTGGGCAATGCGAACGTCTCCCAAAACTGCCTCGGGAGAGTCTCCGTTTAGCCTGACGTTCAGGACCGAGGCGGTCCTTCCGCCCGAGATGTTATTCCCGACCCTGCGCACCTCCAATTATGAGCAAGGAGACTCTGAGGAGGGACTCCGGGCAAACTTGGATCTCCTCGAGGAAAGGAGAGCTAGGGCACATCTACGCGCCTTGGCATACAAGAAGGTGGCAGCTCGGATATACAATCGAAGGGTCCGTCCACGACCAATCCAGGTCAGGGACCTCGTCCTCTGA